The genomic window TTGTGCCTATCGGGGGCGCTGCTCGCCGGGCACTGCAGGGCTACCTGAAAGGGCCACGGAGTCTTATGGCTCGGAAGTCAACCAAGGCCACTTTGTTTCTCGGAAGGGGAGGGCGAGGAATCACTCGCCAGGGGTTCTGGAAGATTCTACGGAAACATGCCCAAGCCGCGGGGATTTATAAGCGCACCACGCCCCATATGCTGCGCCATTCTTTCGCCACGCATCTCTTAGAAAGAGGAGCGGACTTGCGGTCGGTCCAATCCATGCTCGGGCATGTGGACATAGCTACCACCCAGATATATACCCATGTTTCCCGGGAACACCTGAAACAACAGCACCAGAAATATCACCCCCGGGGTTGAAATCATGGACGTGATCACCACGCACATCAACGCGGACTTCGATTCCCTGGCCTCTATGTTAGCGGCCAAGAAGCTTTATCCTCAGGCAGCCCTGGTCTTTCCGGGCTCCCAGGAGAAAAACCTGCGGGATTTTTTCATTCAGTCGCCTTTCTATGTTTTTGAAACCGAACGGATCAAGAACATTGACCTGGACAAAGTCCGGCGGTTGATTCTGGTAGACACCCGCCAACCTGGAAGAATCGGAAAGTTCGCCAAACTGGTTCTACGCCCCGGGATGGAAGTACATATTTTTGACCACCACCCAGCCTCTCCGGAGGATCTTCGCGGTACCATAGAACACGTTCGTGAGGTTGGGGCTACGGTGACGATTTTGGCCCAGATCCTAAAAGAAAAAAGGATTTCTCTTACGCCTGAGGAAGCCACAGTCATGGCCTTAGGCCTCTATGAGGACACCGGATCGTTTACCTTTTCTTCGACTACCGTGGAAGATTATGAAGCAGCGGCTTTTTTGCTCTCCCAGGGTGCCAACTTGAATATCGTATCCAACATGATCACCCGCGAACTCACCTCCGAACAAATTTCCTTGCTCAACGAATTGATCCAAACCGCAACCCGCTACGTGGTGAAAGGTTTGGAGATTGTGATGGCCAAAGCTTCTTCAGATAAATACGTGGGCGATTTTGCTCTTTTGGTGCACAAGTTGAGAGACATGGAAAATATCCCTGTCCTCTTCGCCTTAGCCGAGATGGAGGACCGGATTTATTTTGTGGCCCGGAGCAATCTGGAAGAGGTCAACGTGGGGGAAATTGCGGCAGCCTTTGGCGGAGGAGGACATCCCACGGCGGCTTCCGCTACCATCAAGGGGATGAATCTTCCCCAGGTGGAAGAAAAATTACTGAACTACCTGGAAGGACGGATCCATCCTGTTAAGCTGGCCCGTGACCTGATGTCCTTTCCCGTTAAAACAGTGGAAGCTATCGAGACTATCGAACGGGCGGGTGAGCTTCTCACCCGTTATAATATCAACGTTCTACCGGTAATGGAAAAGGGTAAGGTCGCCGGCTTGATTTCCCGGCAGATTATCGAAAAAGCTTCCTTCCATGGGTTTAAAAACTCACCGGTGCAGGATTATATGAGCAGCGAGTTTGCCGCGGCCCATCCCCGAACGACGCTGTCTAAGGTTCAAGATCTGATTGTGGGAAACAACCAGCGTTTTCTCCCGGTGCTGGAAAGGGACAAGTTGGTGGGAGCCATCACCCGGACGGATTTGTTACGCTGGCTGTACATCAGCGCCAATCGGCCACCCCCCGCTCTTTTTGAACAGGATCTCTCCTTGATCCAGCCGAGGAAGAAATGGATCCTCCAGCTCATGGAAGAGCGGTTGCCTCCCGGCGTGCTCACTTTGCTCAAGAAAATCGGCCAAAAAGCTGAGGAAATGGGTTTCCAGGTTTACGCGGTAGGCGGATTCGTACGCGACCTGATCCTGCGTTGCGAAAACTATGACATTGATGTTGTGGTCGAAGGAGACGGCATCCGCTTAGCCCAAGCTCTGGCCCAAGAGGAAAAGGGCGCCATCCAGGTGCACAAAAAATTTGGGACGGCCACCTTGATCTTTCCCCAAGGCCACCAACTCGACGTGGCCACGGCCCGCCTGGAATATTATGACCACCCAGCTGCTTTACCGCGCGTGGAACATAGCTCCATCAAATTGGACCTCTTCCGACGCGACTTTACGGTGAATGCCTTAGCCATCCACTTACAGCCCCGACACTTTGGAGAGCTTATTGATTTTTTTGGCGGTCAGAGAGATATCAAAGAGCGGCTCATCCGGGTCCTCCATAATTTGAGCTTCGTGGAAGATCCTACCCGCATCTTTCGAGCTCTGCGTTTCGAGCAGCGCATCGGCTTTCAAATCGCCAAACATACGCACATGCTCGTGGAAAACGCGGTGCGCATGGAATTATTCGGCCAACTCTCCGGCAGGCGACTTTTCCGGGAGGTAGTCCGCTGCCTTACAGAGGAAAAGCCTTTTGCCGTAATCAAGCGGCTGCGCGATTATGGTATGTTGAAAATATTTCATCCCAAATTGAAAGCGGATCGCGTCGCTGAAAATTTATTCCAGAGGCTGGAAAGCGTACTATCCTGGTATAATCTTTTATTTACCGGAGAGCGGTATGAGAAGTGGTTGGTAGCCTTTCTGGGACTGGTGGACAACCTCTCAGAGAAAGATATTCAAGAACTTCTGAACCGGCTCTCCCTTTCGGAAAAATTTCGCACCAATTTCCTGCAGCACAGGCGAATGGCGATCCAGGTGGTTGAGCAGTTTTCTCGTTCCTCTTCCCTGGGCCGAAGCGATATCTATTTTCTCTTGAATCCTTTACCCACGGATTTTTTACTTTACGGCATGGGGAAGACCGAATCCGAGGAAGTGAAAAGGGCCCTCTCTCTATACTTTACCGGGTTGAAGCCCACCCGGGTTTCCCTGAGGGGCCAAGATCTGAGTCGGATGGGCTATGCTCCCGGGCCGATCTATGCCGAAATCTTCCAAGATCTCTTACGGGCTCGACTCGACGGAAAATTGCACAGTCGTCAAGAGGAAGTTGAATACGTACAACAAAAATTCGCTAAGCCAGACCGTCCCTTGAGAGTATAGAATGGGAGAAATGGAATCAGAGAGTATTACCAGGTTCAGGGGTCAGAATGCGGGAAGGAATAAAAATGTTTCCAAGCGGAATCCTGAATGCTGGATTTTAACTTGGAAAGGAGATTGACGCAAAAAATGTCCAAGCAGCGAGTGCTGAGCGGAATGCGGCCATCGGGAAAGCTTCACCTGGGCAATTTGGTAGGAGCCTTAGAAAATTGGAGAAAACTCCAGGAAGATTATGATTGTTTTTTCTTTGCAGCGGACTGGCATGCCCTGACGACGGAATACAACGGCACGGAGATCATCCAGGAAAGCATCCGGGAAATGATGATCGATTGGCTGAGCGTAGGCCTGTCCCCGGAAAAAAGTGTTCTTTTCGTGCAGTCACGGATCAAGGAGCATGCGGAACTCCATCTTCTTCTTTCGATGATCACGCCACTTTCCTGGCTGGAGCGCGTCCCCACCTATAAAGAGCAGCAGCAGGAATTGACCAACCGCGACCTCTCTACGTATGGGTTTTTGGGTTATCCCCTACTCCAGACCGCCGATATCATCATTTACAAAGCCCATAAGGTTCCGGTGGGTGTTGACCAGGTACCCCATGTGGAACTCTCCCGGGAAATTACCCGGCGCTTTAACTTTTTTTATGGCCCGGTTTTCCCTCCTCCGGAGCCTCTGCTTACGGAATTTCCGAAGCTGTTGGGGATCGACGGGCGCAAAATGAGCAAAAGCTATGAAAATGCCATCTACATCGCGGATCCTCCCCAAGAAATCCGCAGCAAAGTAGGACAGATGTTTACCGATCCAAACCGGATCAAACGGAATGACCCCGGTAATCCGGATATCTGCAATGTCTTTGCCTTCCACCAGGTGTACAGCTCAGCGGCAACCGTGGAACAGGTTCAGATAGATTGCCGCCGAGCCGCCATAGGCTGCGTGGAGGATAAAAAAAATCTGGCGGAAAACATTGTGGCCTATCTGGCTCCGATCCACGAAAAACGCCGACGGGTTCTTCAAAATCCCGGTTTGGTGGACGAAGTGCTGGAGGACGGCTGCCAGAGGGCCCGGGTGGTTGCTTCCCGGACGATGGAAGAGGTCCGCGCGGCCATGAAAATTAATTATTGAGGAAAACAATGGAAACAACTGATGGAGCCAACGAATTAGAACAGCAGGAATTACCTCTGAATGTCAAATTGGAAATCTTTGAGGGGCCGCTGGACCTTCTTCTTCATTTGATCAAAAAAAACGAGATCGATATTTATGACATTCCCATCACGGTCATCACCCAACAGTACTTAGATTACCTGGAGAGGATGAAAAGCCTGAATTTGGACGTGGCGGGCGAATTTCTACTGATGGCCGCTACCTTATTGCACATTAAATCCAAGATGCTCTTGCCCCCCTCCGAAGAGGAACAGGGCGAAGAGGAGCAAGAAGAATCGGAAGAAGATCCCCGGGCCGAATTGGTCCGTAGGCTGCGGGAATACCAGCGTTACAAAGAAGCGGCTTTGGAACTGGCCCAAGGTTCCCTGCTGGACCGGGAGGTATTTGCCCGCAAGTTTTT from Deltaproteobacteria bacterium includes these protein-coding regions:
- a CDS encoding segregation/condensation protein A, with translation METTDGANELEQQELPLNVKLEIFEGPLDLLLHLIKKNEIDIYDIPITVITQQYLDYLERMKSLNLDVAGEFLLMAATLLHIKSKMLLPPSEEEQGEEEQEESEEDPRAELVRRLREYQRYKEAALELAQGSLLDREVFARKFFAENFLEGAEEVLAGEVTLFDLLEAMKKILQGIPPEEFQEISLDQLSIKERIHQIMEHLWEKESLTFAELFTSTTPRGEIIVTFLALLELLRLRMIKVFQAESFGTIRIFAPLGREEGQKRIEERIL
- the trpS gene encoding tryptophan--tRNA ligase, coding for MSKQRVLSGMRPSGKLHLGNLVGALENWRKLQEDYDCFFFAADWHALTTEYNGTEIIQESIREMMIDWLSVGLSPEKSVLFVQSRIKEHAELHLLLSMITPLSWLERVPTYKEQQQELTNRDLSTYGFLGYPLLQTADIIIYKAHKVPVGVDQVPHVELSREITRRFNFFYGPVFPPPEPLLTEFPKLLGIDGRKMSKSYENAIYIADPPQEIRSKVGQMFTDPNRIKRNDPGNPDICNVFAFHQVYSSAATVEQVQIDCRRAAIGCVEDKKNLAENIVAYLAPIHEKRRRVLQNPGLVDEVLEDGCQRARVVASRTMEEVRAAMKINY
- a CDS encoding CBS domain-containing protein codes for the protein MDVITTHINADFDSLASMLAAKKLYPQAALVFPGSQEKNLRDFFIQSPFYVFETERIKNIDLDKVRRLILVDTRQPGRIGKFAKLVLRPGMEVHIFDHHPASPEDLRGTIEHVREVGATVTILAQILKEKRISLTPEEATVMALGLYEDTGSFTFSSTTVEDYEAAAFLLSQGANLNIVSNMITRELTSEQISLLNELIQTATRYVVKGLEIVMAKASSDKYVGDFALLVHKLRDMENIPVLFALAEMEDRIYFVARSNLEEVNVGEIAAAFGGGGHPTAASATIKGMNLPQVEEKLLNYLEGRIHPVKLARDLMSFPVKTVEAIETIERAGELLTRYNINVLPVMEKGKVAGLISRQIIEKASFHGFKNSPVQDYMSSEFAAAHPRTTLSKVQDLIVGNNQRFLPVLERDKLVGAITRTDLLRWLYISANRPPPALFEQDLSLIQPRKKWILQLMEERLPPGVLTLLKKIGQKAEEMGFQVYAVGGFVRDLILRCENYDIDVVVEGDGIRLAQALAQEEKGAIQVHKKFGTATLIFPQGHQLDVATARLEYYDHPAALPRVEHSSIKLDLFRRDFTVNALAIHLQPRHFGELIDFFGGQRDIKERLIRVLHNLSFVEDPTRIFRALRFEQRIGFQIAKHTHMLVENAVRMELFGQLSGRRLFREVVRCLTEEKPFAVIKRLRDYGMLKIFHPKLKADRVAENLFQRLESVLSWYNLLFTGERYEKWLVAFLGLVDNLSEKDIQELLNRLSLSEKFRTNFLQHRRMAIQVVEQFSRSSSLGRSDIYFLLNPLPTDFLLYGMGKTESEEVKRALSLYFTGLKPTRVSLRGQDLSRMGYAPGPIYAEIFQDLLRARLDGKLHSRQEEVEYVQQKFAKPDRPLRV